The genomic stretch aattttattttttatatttctggaacaaatttttagtctagaaatagatttgaaacagaaataagaaagtaaaaaatttttaaacagaaacagaaataagaattcttatTATCGCTCACTCCTCTCTTGCGTGCCTGTCGCCAGTCCATTGTTCGCTATATGTTGGTCTTTGGATCGCGGTCGCCGGTTGCCATCCGAAGGCCGGCGGCCGGCAAcagtaaaaattttatattgctATCAaccaaatttttgttttagaaatagaaattttgtgtcattatcaaatgcgtttGTCTGCTGAGAACTTGTGCATGTAAGAATaggaatagaaaaatatatttctgttTAGAAATTATTGCCGGaatagaatgattatcattcatACCCTAAGTCACATTTCTGTTTTTGGGAAGCACCTCACCACGTTACATTGATATTCAGTCCTTTTATATGGGCATTCGTCAGTCAGATGGATAATCAACTTTCAAAGGAAAGAATGCTGACTACATCACGAAATTAGTGGCCACCAATATGCTTAAACTTACTTTctctaaattaaaattgaccatCAAGCGGAGAGAAGTtattaaattcttaaaaaaatttgtaagtAAAGTTGCCTTACatcatgggaaaaaaattggtggTCATCGAAATGGTGCGGACACTTAGGGTGGGCACGACAACAATTctatttcactttttttctattctttttttttttcaaggaacAAATTTgcaacagaaattcgtttgataactcAATTTCACTTCTCTAtttttgagacaaattttttgcctagaaatagatttggaacagacCTAAGaggtagaaattttttaataattttttttctattctggactggaaatagaaataaaaattcttcttattactcactccctctctctctctctctctctctctctctctctctctctctctctctctctctctctctctcatgcggTTTCCCTTTCTTTTGCCCTGCTGCCGATCGCCGACCGCCGGTCGCCTCTCTATCGTTGGTTGTCGGCTCTCATTCGTCATCCATAGGTCTCCGATTCGTCGGTTGAGGCCCAACGGCCAGGAattgtagaaattttatgttgttatcaaacgaatttttgttctGGGTTCATAAATTTTGTGTTGTTATCCAATGCACATCTCTACTTAGAAACTCGTCcagggaatagaaataaaaaaaaatatatttctggTTAGAAATAGAGCTCAAGAAATCGTCATTTgcgctaggggtgagcatggtcctGGTCGGTCCGCTTTCCTAAAGAATCGTGGACCGGACTGGTGGTATCAATTCTCAATTTCAGGAACCGTGGACCGGACCGAATGACCTTGAAACCATGAACCGACCGGAACAcgggtccggtccggttccctagCGGCTCCATTGGACtggtaaaatgaaaacaaaaataagaaacacgAATTTGGACACCACGTATAGTACATCAAATAAAATTGGCTTGGGAGATACCCGTTCTCCTTCATAAGGACAAAATGAAAAGTTCTTTTGTGCATACAAATTGCCAAAATTCTTCTGTGCATACCAATTGCTTCCATAAATAAAGCCATAATTCTGGAGAGTAATATGCATTTGTGTATGCCAATTGCCCTGATGAGCCAGTCTGAGGTGGTGAAGGTTTCTGCTCAAGCTTTGCATCCAGAGCCCTCTACTTGTGGTTGTGACTTGTGGGTATAGAGCAAGCATGTGCTTCGTGGGGTCAAAAGGGGGACTAGAGATATATTTAGTTCAAATAGCACGTCAAACGTAAAAACCTGAAGCTGCTATCAAATGTAGGAATGCCATCATATGTTTATattcagaaataaaaatgaaaaatcgttGGTCTGGGTGGGCAGTCCATCGGTCCGGTTTCCCCTTAGAACTGGAAACCGGACCGCCCGGACACTGGTTTCACCTTGAGGAACCGTAGACCGGACCGGTGACCTcaagaaccgaaccaaacccgtcggtccggtccggtccgagcgGCTCCTGGTCCGGGAGGTCCATTTTGCTCATCCCTAATTTGCTCCCTACTTTCCGTGGTGAAAAGTCACTAGCTAGGTTAAAAGACCGACTACTTTCTTGCCAAAGACCGCCACTAAGTATGATCACTACCCAAATTTTATATGGAAGTTATTAatcgggaaaagtatcaaaaaagtcctaaacctattgcatcaATAccatttagtcataatttttttttgttggaagtcttaaaccttttaattgaatcaattaagtctaaaatctttttgcattggtaccaactGAGTCCTTCTtgtcaattttggtcgaatattGCTAGTAAGGACGTCGGGCGTCCTTAGTGGCACTAATAACGCCgacgttgacatttttaatattattttaagttatttaatatctttttttattttctggacttttttttaatgttagcCGACAAGGGCCGCCGGCCATGAGCGACATTCGGGGTCTAGGCGAAGCGCGAGGCCTTGCCTTAATGGCCaacaagggtcgccggccccttgcatgtggctagcgagggtcggGCAGTGGCCTATGCTGGCCAATAATAAAACCCTCGTGggccaattaaaaaaaagaagaagaagtaaagcccagaaaaggaaaaaagaagaagaaaaaaccaaaaaattaatataaaatattattaagatttatccacgttagcgcaggccgtgccatgtaggacggtttcatattagcaatttttgtcaaaattgaccgagtggactcaattggtgcaaatgcaaaaaggtttatgaccgaattggtccaattaaaaaggtttagaatgaATTGATACcgatgcaataggtttaagactttttttttttttactttttccattGTTAATCACttggagaaaataataaattatggattaataccataaataatctcaaattagtacacctataacaattttatttctaactaattttttaaccacaaaaacactcaaactagtatatcatcgataaatttacctttcattagtttccgttaagtTTTACCGTTAAATTATTAAGTTAAATGACACATGTTAGTTGACGAgttaccaatttgaagtttttatccTCCATTTGTcgcatgtgtaccagtttaaaattCTTCTtgttattaatttaatttaacgaaaactaacggatggtaaatatTTCACAAGTTTGTCGGTTTGAgatttagtttgagataaatttatcataagtgaaCCGGTTTGACattttttgtttggaaaaaatttgtcactaatataccagtttgaggttttttctgGTATTAACCCATAAACAATCAGTAGGtcaaaaatgatttgaaagtGTTGGGGGTGGATATTGCAAAAATCGAGATACCTGGGGCAAATTGCCACAACCCCCCAAAAATCTAGGGGCCATTATGCACTCATTCCCCCATAAAAGACCATATAGTCTCGAGACTCTATAGAGTCTGCACTCGCAAATTCAAATGCCAGTTCGTGATACGACCGAATTCTCGCGCACGATGTTGAGGTTTAGGTTCAACCTGCTGGTCCTTGCGGTGGCCCTGCTATCGGCTCCAGTGCTCTCCGATCTGGTGTTGACCAGGGTCGATCGACGCGTGAGTCTCTCTCTTCTGCGTTCTCCCAGCGAACTCTTGGCTGTTACTCTTTGATGCGGCTCGTATCgagcactttttttttggggtggggtggggggggggtgtggggggtggggtggggtgtgGGGGTTGACGTCTTGGAGATGTGATTGCTTTTGCTGTGAAGTTTGAGGTGGTTCCGATGCATCAGCATCGTAGACTTCCGATTCGCGAATGGAGTATCGAGATGTCTACGATGGGCTGTTAGACCTTGTTGCTTGAATCAGATGCGACAAGGCGGATTCTGAGGATGTGTAGTTTTTAAGTTAGTTTGCATTTTAGAGGATTTGAACTCATGTGGGATGATTTGGCTGTCTGGTAGTGGTTTTTACTTCACTGGTCGGTTTTTAACTATCTTCCTGTCCTGGGGATGATGAGAGATTATGTTAAGCGAATGGGCTCCTGGAAATCTAAACGATTTTTGCTGGTTGAAAGCTCCAATGATTTTTGTCAAGTTCAGATATCATGTCTGTGCAACCCGTGAAAGTGGAAATGTGGCTTGTTGGTTTAGTTCTCTTATTTCACCATCTTTAGCTGGCTAATGATATTCGCCTTCTCTTGCAGGTTGATTTGACATCTCAAATCGTGCGGATTGCCTCAACACTAAAGGTGCGGTCATTTCTAATTGTGTTGGCATTGTTATGTTTTCTACATTtttgctcttttccttctctattGTTCTGACTTTCTTGGTAGCCTGAAACTCCCTATCTTAAAGCTATAAATTTAGGCAAATGATCATGTTGAACTTGTTAGTACCTCAACTAATGGTTTTCTCTTACTTGAATTTTTTCACCGTTTAATGAAGATTGAGAACACAGGAAAGGATTCAGTATCAGAGGTTCTGTTGGTCTTTCCTGAACGCCAGGCAAAAAACTTGGCATACTTGACAGCTGTATCTAGCGCGGGGAAAGGGAAAGCAAAAGCTTCTGCTGTCAATCTTCCTGTGGAAAATGTCAACAGTGAAGGAATGCCTCCGGCCTTGGTTGCTTATCAAGTGTCATTGCCTGAGGGTGGACTAGGGAAGGGGGAGAGCTTTACTTTTGACGTGTCAGCTGTGTTTTCTCATTCACTGCAACCTTTTCCTGAAAAAATTACTCAGGCTGATACTCAGCTTCTTGTTTTTGAAGAAAGCGCGTACTTTTTCTCTCCTTATGCTGTCAAGGTCCAGTCTCTCACTGTTAAACTGCCTCATCCAAGAGTTGAATCTTACACAAAACTAGAAAACACAAAGATTCAAGGTTCAGAGATCAAATATGGTCCTTACGAGGATCTTGCTCCCTTTTCATACTCACCTATAGTTGTTCATTTTGAGAGCAACCAACCCTTTGTTGTTGCTCGAGAATTGGTGCGAGAAATAGAAGTTTCCCACTGGGGTAATGTGCAGGTTACTGAAAACTATAACCTTGTTCATGGTGGTTCTCAAATTAAGGGAGAATTCTCCAggtttgattttgattatgctTTTCATGTGCTCCTttatggttttttgttttttttcaagttCAGTGTTTGTGCCTAATGTAAGCTACTTCCTTCATCCTGCAGGCTTGATTACCAGGCCAGACCACACATTAGAGGTGCATCAGCTGTCAGAAATCTTGTTGCAAAGTTGCCTCCTAGAGCTCATTCTGTTTATTACAGGGATGCAATTGGCAACATTTCAACTTCTCATCTTTGGGGTGATTCTAGAAAGGTAGACAATCTGATCATGACAATATTTGCTTCCATAACTTCTCGTATAGTATGAGATTTTCACACATTATTAATTGTGGTTACAGACAGAGCTGGAAATTGAACCTAGGTATCCGATGTTTGGTGGTTGGAGGACTGCTTTCACAATTGGCTACGGCTTGCCTCTTCAGGA from Rhodamnia argentea isolate NSW1041297 chromosome 2, ASM2092103v1, whole genome shotgun sequence encodes the following:
- the LOC115738585 gene encoding dolichyl-diphosphooligosaccharide--protein glycosyltransferase subunit 1A; translated protein: MPVRDTTEFSRTMLRFRFNLLVLAVALLSAPVLSDLVLTRVDRRVDLTSQIVRIASTLKIENTGKDSVSEVLLVFPERQAKNLAYLTAVSSAGKGKAKASAVNLPVENVNSEGMPPALVAYQVSLPEGGLGKGESFTFDVSAVFSHSLQPFPEKITQADTQLLVFEESAYFFSPYAVKVQSLTVKLPHPRVESYTKLENTKIQGSEIKYGPYEDLAPFSYSPIVVHFESNQPFVVARELVREIEVSHWGNVQVTENYNLVHGGSQIKGEFSRLDYQARPHIRGASAVRNLVAKLPPRAHSVYYRDAIGNISTSHLWGDSRKTELEIEPRYPMFGGWRTAFTIGYGLPLQDFLFESEGKRLLNISFGSPINEIIIDTLIVKVVLPEGSRDISVSAPFPVKQWQETKVSHLDVIGRPVIALEKSKVVPEHDQYFQVYYKFNSISMLREPMMLISGIFLLFVACIVYVHADLSISKSSASYLAKLQWEEVQSVIQQVNNLINRCLMVHDKLDASLRDLSRTGDVQACKAARKHADGLLKELSKELKPLLSILQTSPQAAQILPKVEELVVRERELQDKLMVKHTTVVDCYEKKVSGREIENRIASQQNKITALRQEVDDLLDFIDEL